Proteins from one Devosia chinhatensis genomic window:
- a CDS encoding sensor histidine kinase, with protein MADKVVRDKHAGSSKARSRPVVYYLAALVLAILIPAFAVALVLLNRTNDAQQDVLQALTNATVQAMGHSVDREIAGMSTTLRILSTSGFLRGGNLQEFSERSLQALAGTGTYLVAVDDQYRQLLNTRTPFGDALGASSDPETAERAIQRNLITISGLFYGQTAQNYVFNVWLPVEDAGAVRLLALTQNAGNLVPALQSRQLPQGWHAALVDSDNLVIAATADAALDIGETLPIRQLAPQADGEWVEENFDGREVVTAEWRSGLTGWRIVAWASAEQVQKPLQDSLLQLAAWGLVIALAATAVAFFIAQRIGQSVKGLSLDAARMGRGEAVYPRSYPVAEIAEVSKALADASERRQMAERDNRFLMRELAHRSKNQMAVIAAMAKQTARGSTDLPGYVKALERRIMGLARSTDLLLAHGRAGVMLAELVDEQLAPFRPDDPRDTIGGPELRINPQGAQILGMALHELATNATRYGAFVDPEGRLELTWTVSTDSLKMRWRETLSGKLLDSERSGFGTIVLRTMVGGALGAQVNRIAHENGVEWVFDIPLSALDPAFAAVRPDEDAPSQ; from the coding sequence ATGGCGGACAAGGTTGTCCGGGATAAGCACGCGGGGAGCAGCAAGGCTCGTTCCCGCCCGGTGGTCTATTACCTGGCCGCCCTCGTCCTGGCGATCCTGATTCCGGCTTTTGCGGTCGCGCTGGTGCTGCTGAACCGGACCAATGATGCCCAGCAGGACGTCCTGCAGGCGCTGACGAATGCCACCGTGCAAGCCATGGGGCATTCGGTTGACCGCGAAATTGCCGGCATGTCCACTACATTGCGCATCCTGTCCACCTCCGGGTTCCTGCGCGGCGGTAATCTGCAGGAATTCAGCGAACGATCTCTGCAGGCGCTGGCGGGCACCGGCACTTATCTCGTTGCCGTCGACGACCAGTACCGGCAATTGCTCAACACTCGGACCCCCTTCGGCGACGCCTTGGGGGCAAGCTCGGATCCGGAAACGGCGGAGCGTGCGATCCAGCGCAATCTCATAACCATTTCCGGGCTGTTCTACGGACAGACCGCGCAGAACTATGTCTTCAATGTGTGGCTGCCCGTAGAAGATGCCGGTGCAGTCCGCCTGCTGGCCCTGACGCAGAATGCGGGCAATCTGGTGCCGGCGCTGCAGTCGCGGCAATTGCCGCAAGGCTGGCATGCGGCGCTGGTCGACAGCGACAATCTGGTCATTGCGGCCACGGCCGATGCAGCGCTCGATATCGGGGAAACGCTGCCCATCCGGCAACTTGCCCCCCAGGCCGATGGGGAATGGGTCGAAGAAAATTTTGACGGCCGCGAGGTTGTGACTGCCGAGTGGCGATCGGGCCTGACGGGATGGCGCATCGTGGCCTGGGCCTCGGCCGAGCAGGTCCAGAAGCCCTTGCAGGATTCGCTGCTGCAATTGGCGGCCTGGGGCCTGGTGATTGCGCTGGCCGCGACGGCCGTGGCCTTCTTCATTGCCCAAAGGATCGGCCAGTCGGTCAAGGGCCTCAGCCTCGACGCCGCCCGAATGGGACGCGGCGAGGCGGTCTATCCGCGGTCCTACCCCGTTGCCGAAATTGCCGAAGTGTCCAAAGCACTGGCCGATGCTTCCGAGCGCCGGCAGATGGCCGAGCGCGACAACCGCTTCCTGATGCGCGAGCTGGCGCATCGCTCGAAGAACCAGATGGCGGTGATCGCCGCCATGGCCAAGCAGACGGCGCGCGGCTCGACCGACCTGCCCGGCTATGTGAAGGCGCTCGAGCGGCGCATCATGGGCCTGGCCCGCTCCACGGATCTGTTGCTGGCCCATGGCCGCGCAGGCGTGATGCTGGCCGAACTGGTGGACGAACAGCTGGCCCCGTTCCGGCCCGACGATCCGCGCGACACGATCGGCGGCCCGGAATTGCGCATCAACCCGCAAGGCGCGCAGATCCTGGGCATGGCGCTGCACGAGCTGGCCACCAATGCTACGCGCTACGGTGCGTTCGTGGACCCCGAAGGTCGGCTGGAGCTGACCTGGACGGTGAGCACGGACAGCCTCAAAATGCGCTGGCGTGAAACCCTGAGCGGGAAACTGCTCGACAGCGAGCGCTCCGGGTTCGGCACGATCGTGCTGCGCACGATGGTCGGCGGCGCGCTCGGCGCGCAGGTCAACCGCATTGCCCATGAAAACGGCGTCGAATGGGTGTTCGACATTCCCCTCAGTGCGCTCGACCCGGCCTTTGCGGCCGTGCGCCCCGACGAAGACGCGCCAAGCCAATAA
- a CDS encoding hemolysin family protein, with product MTLRSVSLREDLQEALDETGSTEPGDFSESERVILQNVLKLSKVSVDDVMVERSDIHAVASDINLGTLLAKFRQVGHSRLPVYDDGLDDIKGFIHIKDALAKITEPVTDPEKEVPVKLISTVLRQKLAKLGITRPAMFVPTFMPAADLLQQMRASRTHMAIVVDEYGGTDGLVTIEDLLEAVVGEIEDEHDVTEAALIRKVGDDVYIANARAELDDVRAMVGPDFDPGEHGEDVDTIGGLVFDLAGHVPKRGERVNGLEGFEFEVLAADSRRIKRLRIRRKKDVGDEEPLAITDQRTPEQKEAAE from the coding sequence ATGACCCTGCGCAGCGTTTCCCTGCGCGAGGACCTGCAGGAGGCTTTGGATGAAACCGGCAGCACCGAGCCCGGAGATTTCTCCGAGAGCGAGCGCGTCATCCTGCAGAATGTGCTCAAGCTTTCCAAGGTGTCGGTCGACGACGTCATGGTCGAGCGGTCCGACATCCACGCCGTGGCCTCGGACATCAATCTCGGCACGCTGCTGGCCAAGTTCCGGCAGGTGGGCCATTCGCGCCTGCCCGTCTATGACGATGGCCTCGACGACATCAAGGGCTTCATCCACATCAAGGATGCCTTGGCCAAGATCACCGAGCCGGTGACCGATCCGGAAAAGGAGGTGCCCGTCAAGCTCATCTCCACCGTCTTGCGCCAGAAGCTCGCCAAATTGGGCATTACCCGTCCGGCCATGTTCGTCCCCACCTTCATGCCGGCTGCCGACCTGCTCCAGCAGATGCGCGCCAGCCGCACGCACATGGCCATCGTGGTCGACGAATATGGCGGCACCGACGGTCTCGTCACCATCGAGGACCTGCTCGAGGCAGTGGTCGGGGAGATCGAGGACGAGCACGACGTCACCGAAGCCGCCCTGATCCGCAAGGTTGGCGACGATGTCTACATCGCCAATGCCCGTGCCGAACTGGACGACGTGCGCGCCATGGTCGGCCCCGATTTCGATCCGGGCGAACACGGCGAGGATGTCGATACCATTGGCGGTCTGGTCTTTGATCTGGCCGGCCACGTGCCCAAGCGCGGCGAGCGCGTTAACGGGCTCGAAGGGTTCGAGTTCGAGGTGCTGGCGGCCGATAGCCGTCGCATCAAGCGGCTGCGCATCCGACGCAAGAAGGATGTTGGCGACGAAGAGCCTCTGGCCATCACCGACCAGCGCACCCCCGAACAGAAAGAGGCGGCCGAATAG
- the miaB gene encoding tRNA (N6-isopentenyl adenosine(37)-C2)-methylthiotransferase MiaB, which produces MTEHDTLSQTAPKRVFIKTYGCQMNVYDSDRMADALAPHGYVPTQDAAEADLVLLNTCHIREKASEKVFSELGRLKELQGERRAVGADMMIGVAGCVAQAEGEEIARRAPVVDLVFGPQAYHRLPDMLARAQGQRHMHPSLKKAVIDTDFPEEDKFAHLPAAKKEVTVKRGLTAFLTVQEGCDKFCSFCVVPYTRGAEVSRPVHQVLDEARRLVDAGVREITLLGQNVNAYHGLDAQGRDVGLGQLAYLLAEISGLERLRYTTSHPRDMDDALIAAHRDLPLLMPYLHLPVQSGSDRILKAMNRKHTAAEYLALIEKIKAARPDMALSGDFIVGFPGETDQDFEDTLTIIRETGYASAYSFKYSTRPGTPGASLGDQVPEEVKTERLYRLQDLVNRQTTDFHASCVGKTLPVLIERVGRMPGQVGGRSPYLQAVHLEGSTELIGAIHQVEIIGTSTNSLVGRLRQAVAA; this is translated from the coding sequence ATGACCGAGCACGACACACTTTCCCAGACCGCCCCCAAGCGGGTGTTCATCAAGACCTATGGCTGTCAGATGAATGTCTATGACAGCGACCGGATGGCGGATGCCCTCGCGCCGCACGGCTATGTGCCGACCCAGGACGCTGCCGAGGCCGACCTCGTGCTGCTCAATACCTGCCACATCCGCGAGAAAGCTTCCGAAAAGGTCTTTTCCGAACTCGGGCGCCTCAAGGAGCTCCAGGGCGAACGGCGGGCTGTCGGTGCCGACATGATGATCGGCGTCGCCGGCTGCGTCGCCCAGGCCGAGGGCGAGGAAATTGCCCGCCGCGCTCCGGTCGTCGATCTGGTCTTCGGGCCGCAGGCCTATCACCGCCTGCCCGACATGCTGGCGCGTGCCCAAGGCCAGCGCCACATGCATCCCAGCCTCAAGAAAGCGGTGATCGACACCGATTTCCCCGAGGAAGACAAGTTCGCGCACCTGCCGGCGGCGAAAAAGGAAGTGACGGTCAAACGCGGGCTCACCGCCTTCCTCACCGTGCAGGAAGGCTGCGACAAGTTCTGTTCGTTCTGCGTGGTTCCCTATACGCGCGGCGCCGAGGTTTCCCGTCCGGTCCATCAGGTGCTGGACGAAGCCCGGCGTCTGGTCGATGCTGGGGTCAGGGAAATCACCCTGCTGGGCCAGAACGTCAACGCCTATCACGGGCTCGATGCCCAAGGCCGCGATGTGGGCCTGGGCCAGCTCGCCTATCTTCTGGCCGAGATCTCCGGCCTCGAGCGCCTGCGCTATACGACCAGCCATCCCCGCGACATGGACGATGCCCTGATCGCCGCGCATCGCGACCTGCCGCTGCTCATGCCCTATCTGCACCTGCCGGTGCAGTCCGGCTCGGACCGGATTCTGAAGGCCATGAACCGCAAGCACACGGCAGCCGAATATCTGGCGCTGATCGAGAAGATCAAGGCCGCCCGTCCCGACATGGCGCTCTCGGGTGATTTCATCGTCGGCTTCCCAGGCGAAACCGACCAGGATTTCGAGGACACGCTGACCATCATCCGGGAAACCGGCTATGCCTCGGCCTATTCCTTCAAATATTCCACCCGCCCCGGCACGCCGGGCGCTAGCCTGGGCGATCAGGTGCCCGAAGAGGTCAAGACCGAACGGCTCTATCGCCTCCAGGACCTGGTCAACCGGCAGACCACCGATTTTCACGCCTCCTGTGTCGGCAAGACCCTGCCGGTCCTCATCGAGCGCGTCGGGCGCATGCCCGGCCAGGTCGGCGGCCGCTCGCCCTATCTCCAGGCAGTGCACCTCGAAGGCTCGACCGAGCTCATCGGCGCCATTCACCAAGTCGAGATCATCGGCACCAGCACCAATTCGCTGGTCGGTCGGCTGAGGCAAGCCGTGGCCGCCTGA
- the rpsO gene encoding 30S ribosomal protein S15 — protein MSITAERKSELIKEYATKANDTGSPEVQVAILSERIANLTEHFKGHNKDNHSRRGLLKLVSTRRSLLDYLKKVDENRYKTLIEKLGLRR, from the coding sequence ATGTCGATTACTGCAGAGCGCAAGAGCGAACTGATCAAGGAATATGCGACCAAGGCCAATGATACCGGCTCGCCGGAAGTCCAGGTCGCCATCCTCTCCGAGCGCATCGCGAACCTGACCGAGCACTTCAAGGGCCACAACAAGGATAACCATTCCCGCCGTGGCCTGCTGAAGCTGGTTTCGACCCGTCGCAGCCTGCTCGACTACCTCAAGAAGGTGGACGAGAACCGCTACAAGACGCTGATCGAAAAGCTCGGCCTGCGCCGCTAA
- a CDS encoding SRPBCC family protein, with amino-acid sequence MDETRPDREPAGTPTEVTRVSDRELRITRTFDAPAHLVFAAWTTPELLMRWWAPASFGIQFVSCEADVRTGGRYRFVFSHPDMEGSMAFVGRYLEVVPPHKLVWTNEESEDGSVTSVTLTEKNGSTLLVLSDLYPSKEALDAAIASGSQGAYPEQFEALDILLAAEKSA; translated from the coding sequence ATGGACGAGACCAGACCTGACAGGGAGCCGGCCGGGACCCCAACCGAAGTGACACGCGTCTCGGACCGCGAGCTGAGGATCACGCGGACCTTTGATGCGCCGGCGCACCTGGTGTTCGCCGCCTGGACCACGCCGGAATTGCTGATGCGCTGGTGGGCACCGGCCTCGTTCGGGATTCAGTTCGTGTCCTGCGAGGCCGATGTGCGTACCGGTGGCCGATATCGCTTCGTCTTCAGCCATCCGGACATGGAAGGGTCCATGGCTTTTGTCGGCCGCTATCTCGAGGTCGTGCCGCCGCATAAGCTGGTCTGGACGAACGAGGAAAGCGAAGACGGTTCGGTCACCAGTGTGACGTTGACCGAGAAAAACGGCAGCACGCTGCTGGTGCTATCGGACCTTTATCCATCCAAGGAGGCGCTCGACGCGGCCATCGCCTCGGGTAGCCAGGGCGCCTATCCCGAACAGTTCGAAGCCCTCGACATCCTGCTGGCAGCCGAAAAATCAGCTTAG
- a CDS encoding ArsR/SmtB family transcription factor has product MVQYLPSFDASFSALADVTRRGVLERLARADASVSDLAESFDMTLTGMKKHVDILVRAGLVTTEKKGRVRTCRLGRSRLEAELEWIETYRRLWSARFDALDLVVEDLKRQEKDDGRDQT; this is encoded by the coding sequence ATGGTTCAGTATTTACCAAGCTTCGATGCTTCCTTTTCCGCACTGGCCGACGTCACGCGGCGGGGCGTGCTCGAACGGCTGGCGCGTGCGGATGCCTCGGTGTCCGACCTGGCGGAAAGCTTCGACATGACCCTGACCGGCATGAAAAAGCATGTCGACATTCTGGTGCGCGCCGGTCTCGTCACCACCGAAAAGAAGGGACGCGTGCGCACCTGCCGGCTGGGGCGAAGCCGGCTTGAAGCAGAGCTGGAGTGGATCGAGACCTATCGCAGGCTGTGGTCGGCCCGCTTCGACGCGCTCGATCTGGTTGTTGAAGATCTCAAACGGCAGGAGAAGGACGATGGACGAGACCAGACCTGA
- the ybeY gene encoding rRNA maturation RNase YbeY, producing MPSSPPLEIAVIRNAEGWPDHFDALAEKAILAALAGAGARVRGAAEISVLLTDDAEQRELNAQWRGKDSATNVLSFPQIKPFDPVFGLLGDISLARETLEREAADLGKSLDDHFTHLMVHGFLHILGYDHIEEDEALQMEGLETQILAGLGIDDPYAE from the coding sequence ATGCCGTCATCGCCACCTCTCGAGATCGCCGTCATCCGCAATGCTGAGGGCTGGCCCGACCATTTCGACGCGCTGGCCGAAAAAGCCATCCTGGCGGCTCTGGCGGGCGCCGGGGCCAGGGTTCGCGGCGCCGCCGAGATTTCCGTGCTGCTCACCGACGATGCCGAGCAGCGTGAACTCAATGCCCAATGGCGTGGCAAGGACAGCGCGACCAATGTTCTGAGCTTCCCCCAGATCAAGCCGTTCGACCCGGTTTTCGGGCTTTTGGGCGATATCTCCCTTGCGCGGGAAACCCTCGAGCGCGAGGCGGCCGATCTCGGCAAGAGCCTCGATGACCATTTCACCCACTTAATGGTGCATGGATTTCTCCACATTCTGGGCTATGATCACATCGAGGAAGACGAGGCCCTTCAAATGGAAGGCCTGGAAACCCAGATATTGGCAGGGCTGGGGATAGACGATCCCTACGCCGAATGA
- a CDS encoding PhoH family protein, producing the protein MDSAVRAVPFGSHTSLSRHLPPTADNALASQLELAFEDNRLASQLYGDFDQNLALIEQRLAVTATPRGNHVLLKGAASRVDQARRVLESLYANLEEGRAIDIADVDAVIRMIETEDSQLTLPTLERKGKVRMAQIATRKSTIVARTPAQDAYMRAMERSELVFGVGPAGTGKTYLAVAHAASLLERGDINRIILSRPAVEAGERLGFLPGDMKEKVDPYLRPLYDALYDMMKPENVERCITSGIIEVAPLAFMRGRTLANAVVILDEAQNTTSMQMKMFLTRLGENSKMIVTGDPTQVDLPRGEKSGLVEAVNLLDGVEGVHISRFNDKDVVRHALVGRIVRAYEQDFARRLAEKEGDRDGLARTLGTLPRS; encoded by the coding sequence ATGGACAGCGCAGTCCGCGCCGTCCCCTTCGGGAGCCACACCAGTTTGAGCAGGCACTTGCCACCGACCGCCGATAACGCCCTCGCATCGCAACTCGAACTTGCTTTTGAAGACAATCGCCTTGCCTCTCAGCTTTATGGCGATTTCGACCAGAACCTTGCCCTGATCGAACAGCGCCTTGCCGTCACGGCCACGCCGCGCGGCAATCATGTGCTTTTGAAGGGCGCGGCATCCAGGGTCGATCAGGCGCGTCGCGTCCTGGAGTCGCTCTATGCCAATCTCGAGGAGGGCCGCGCCATCGACATTGCCGATGTCGACGCCGTCATCCGCATGATCGAGACCGAGGACAGCCAGCTGACGCTGCCCACGCTCGAACGCAAGGGCAAGGTCCGCATGGCCCAGATCGCCACGCGCAAATCCACCATCGTCGCGCGCACGCCCGCTCAGGACGCCTATATGCGCGCCATGGAGCGCAGCGAGCTGGTCTTCGGCGTGGGTCCCGCCGGCACCGGCAAGACCTACCTGGCCGTGGCGCATGCCGCCTCGCTGCTGGAACGCGGCGACATCAATCGCATCATCCTCTCCCGCCCGGCCGTCGAAGCCGGCGAGCGCCTGGGCTTTCTGCCCGGCGACATGAAGGAAAAGGTCGATCCCTACCTGCGCCCGCTCTATGACGCGCTCTACGACATGATGAAGCCCGAAAATGTCGAGCGCTGCATCACCTCTGGCATTATCGAGGTCGCCCCGCTCGCCTTCATGCGCGGGCGGACGCTGGCCAATGCCGTCGTCATCCTCGACGAGGCGCAGAACACCACGTCCATGCAGATGAAGATGTTCCTCACGCGCCTGGGCGAGAACTCCAAGATGATCGTCACCGGCGACCCCACCCAGGTCGATCTGCCGCGCGGCGAAAAATCGGGTCTGGTCGAGGCGGTCAATCTGCTCGACGGCGTCGAAGGCGTGCATATCTCCCGCTTCAACGACAAGGATGTGGTGCGCCACGCGCTTGTCGGGCGCATCGTTCGGGCCTATGAGCAGGACTTCGCGCGGCGCCTCGCCGAGAAAGAGGGTGACCGGGACGGTCTGGCGCGCACATTGGGCACCTTGCCCCGGAGCTGA
- a CDS encoding siderophore ferric iron reductase gives MRERHFLFAQDGGDAALTRLIATAHAATGFMKGAPGAAPRGWHQLGRDNGAFLRTLQQKLMASYPAAGMPFYAVRLWTNLIWQPAYLSVIATHLQGALPDLSGIAQAQRGIYVDDYRLQPGPQHRDHTEALIGRAGPALRLYADRVLEEIQTIMPLKERFAHYLLAERMLSLMVRLRHFRPMLGVTEQLAFCTLWLDAMGLDRHGQLDVVTLPQGGEAVIVARKGCCLDYRAMPGTLCASCPKQDKTVRTARQRDNASAELSMQSDPVGTA, from the coding sequence GTGCGCGAGAGACACTTTCTATTTGCCCAGGATGGCGGGGATGCCGCCCTCACCCGACTGATCGCCACTGCCCATGCGGCGACCGGCTTCATGAAGGGCGCCCCAGGCGCGGCGCCGCGGGGCTGGCATCAGCTGGGGCGCGACAACGGCGCTTTTCTAAGGACGTTGCAACAGAAGCTGATGGCCAGCTATCCGGCGGCCGGCATGCCTTTTTACGCCGTGCGGCTCTGGACCAATCTGATCTGGCAGCCCGCCTATCTATCCGTGATCGCTACCCATCTGCAGGGCGCCCTGCCCGATCTTTCCGGCATCGCCCAGGCGCAGCGCGGCATCTATGTGGATGATTACCGGTTGCAGCCGGGGCCGCAGCACCGGGACCATACCGAAGCGCTGATCGGCAGGGCGGGACCGGCGCTGCGCCTCTATGCCGACAGGGTGCTGGAAGAAATCCAGACGATCATGCCGCTCAAGGAGCGGTTCGCGCACTATCTCCTGGCTGAGCGCATGCTGAGCCTGATGGTACGGCTACGCCATTTCCGGCCCATGCTGGGGGTCACAGAGCAATTGGCGTTCTGCACGCTCTGGCTGGATGCGATGGGGCTGGATCGTCATGGGCAGCTCGACGTGGTGACGCTGCCGCAAGGAGGCGAAGCCGTGATCGTCGCGCGCAAAGGGTGCTGCCTCGACTACCGCGCCATGCCGGGGACACTCTGCGCTTCCTGCCCCAAGCAGGACAAAACGGTGCGGACGGCCCGGCAGCGGGACAATGCCAGCGCTGAATTGTCCATGCAGTCCGACCCTGTCGGGACGGCGTGA